A region of Terriglobales bacterium DNA encodes the following proteins:
- a CDS encoding response regulator, translated as MASLASVVVASSDPERIRMLSGLLGSCAVAPILSPSLAEAFEVLKRQPVSLVVCDDHLVDGSARDLLLEVARLPSRTPVIVVSVRDDCDYYLEVMEAGAFDYVAYPADNAEMERVMKNAVAGDGMVAGSA; from the coding sequence ATGGCTTCTCTCGCTAGCGTTGTCGTTGCCTCTTCCGATCCCGAACGCATCCGCATGCTGTCGGGTCTGTTGGGATCCTGCGCCGTAGCACCGATTCTTTCCCCTTCGCTCGCTGAAGCCTTTGAGGTCCTAAAGCGCCAGCCGGTTTCCCTCGTGGTCTGCGATGACCACCTCGTGGATGGCAGCGCCCGGGACTTGCTCCTCGAGGTTGCCCGCCTCCCTAGTAGGACGCCGGTGATTGTGGTGTCGGTTCGCGACGATTGTGACTACTACTTGGAGGTCATGGAAGCCGGGGCTTTCGACTATGTGGCCTATCCCGCGGACAACGCGGAGATGGAAAGGGTAATGAAAAACGCAGTCGCCGGTGACGGCATGGTGGCGGGTTCGGCCTGA
- a CDS encoding response regulator transcription factor, whose translation MKKRSARRRSGPIRVLVADDHPVVREGLAALINRRRDMKVVSEAVNGQQACEEFLRHHPDVALLDLRMPQMGGLEAMRAIHQKQPKARVIILSTYGGEEDVYRAIRAGAKAYLLKDCPREQLLEAIREVHAGRTFILPTLAVRLAAQLTRPHLTGRQMEVLQILVTGKSNKEIAAQLGITEGTVKLHVNQIFKKVGAGSRAEAITVALREGIVHLTEPYFAL comes from the coding sequence GTGAAGAAGCGCTCGGCTCGCCGGCGTTCTGGGCCCATCCGGGTTCTCGTTGCAGATGACCATCCCGTGGTGCGCGAAGGCCTGGCGGCGCTCATCAATCGTCGGCGGGATATGAAAGTCGTATCCGAGGCCGTGAACGGCCAGCAGGCCTGTGAGGAGTTCCTCCGCCATCACCCCGATGTGGCGCTCCTCGATTTGCGCATGCCGCAGATGGGGGGCCTCGAGGCCATGCGTGCCATCCACCAGAAGCAGCCCAAGGCCAGGGTCATTATTCTCAGCACTTACGGTGGTGAGGAGGACGTGTACCGGGCCATCCGGGCGGGTGCGAAGGCCTATCTGCTGAAGGATTGTCCGCGCGAGCAGTTGCTGGAGGCCATCCGCGAGGTCCATGCAGGACGCACCTTCATTCTCCCCACGCTGGCAGTAAGACTGGCCGCCCAGTTGACCAGGCCCCATTTGACCGGCCGTCAAATGGAGGTGCTGCAGATCCTCGTCACCGGCAAAAGCAACAAGGAGATTGCGGCGCAACTCGGAATCACCGAGGGCACCGTCAAGCTCCACGTCAACCAGATCTTCAAGAAAGTAGGCGCCGGCAGCCGCGCCGAGGCCATCACCGTCGCCCTCCGCGAGGGGATTGTGCATCTCACCGAACCGTACTTCGCTCTCTAA
- a CDS encoding PAS domain S-box protein has protein sequence MKAKPQRKQQKIATSPGKAGANNKELTMRNLHGVEQSFYVIADSLKELIAYVDSELRFRFANQAYQRFFAEPGEDLTGGHFAEIVGAEGYRILGPYIQKAVLGKPARYEGWLTSGRRNERRYVRIDYIPEIGVNGQVLGVFIIRKDLTDLKRAERHFQAIVESAPDGIIMMDPSGKIVLVNAHAEQMLGYARDELAGQPLEMLMPERFRSRHVAHRGEYMRQPVARTMAAGLELYALRKDGTEFPVDITLSPIETSEGMRAVAIMRDVTVHRQLLEKQKETALLEERNRVARDVHDTLAQGFAGITLHLEGAEDALADDPKEVRHHIRRARELARRSLEEARRSVLAMRPASAKNLVSVLREMVAAINPGTRAQVEFSLRGIYLPHSLEVEENLQRICQEALSNALRHARAEHIRVELEYDSQQTRLCVSDDGKGLALKRRRPGFGLISLQERAKQIGARLVHESSRGKGTRVEVTVPAGAKSDDGARS, from the coding sequence ATGAAGGCGAAACCGCAACGCAAGCAACAAAAGATCGCCACCTCTCCCGGCAAGGCTGGCGCCAATAATAAAGAACTCACCATGCGGAACCTGCACGGTGTGGAACAGAGCTTCTACGTCATCGCCGATTCCCTCAAGGAACTCATCGCCTATGTGGACTCCGAGCTGCGCTTTCGCTTCGCCAATCAGGCGTATCAGAGGTTCTTTGCCGAGCCAGGGGAGGACCTGACGGGGGGCCACTTTGCGGAGATTGTGGGCGCCGAAGGCTACCGCATTCTTGGGCCCTACATCCAGAAAGCAGTCTTGGGCAAGCCCGCCAGGTATGAAGGATGGCTGACTAGCGGCCGTCGCAACGAACGCCGGTACGTGCGCATTGACTATATTCCGGAGATTGGCGTCAACGGACAGGTGTTGGGTGTCTTCATCATTCGCAAGGACCTCACCGACCTCAAACGGGCAGAAAGGCACTTTCAGGCCATCGTGGAATCGGCGCCGGATGGCATCATCATGATGGACCCGAGCGGCAAAATCGTTCTTGTGAACGCGCACGCGGAGCAAATGCTGGGATACGCCCGGGATGAGTTGGCGGGCCAACCGCTGGAAATGCTGATGCCGGAGCGGTTCCGCAGCCGCCACGTCGCGCATCGGGGTGAATACATGCGCCAGCCGGTCGCCCGCACCATGGCTGCGGGGCTGGAACTCTATGCCCTCCGCAAGGACGGCACCGAGTTCCCGGTGGACATCACCTTGAGTCCCATCGAAACCAGCGAGGGTATGCGCGCAGTCGCCATCATGCGCGACGTCACCGTCCACAGGCAGTTGCTGGAGAAACAGAAGGAAACCGCCCTCTTGGAAGAGCGCAACCGGGTGGCCCGGGACGTTCATGACACGCTCGCCCAGGGCTTTGCCGGCATCACCCTGCATCTCGAAGGGGCGGAGGATGCCCTTGCCGATGATCCCAAAGAAGTGCGCCATCACATCCGCCGGGCGCGCGAGCTGGCGCGCCGCAGCCTGGAGGAAGCCCGTCGCTCCGTCCTGGCCATGCGTCCTGCGTCGGCCAAGAACCTGGTCAGCGTCCTCCGGGAGATGGTGGCGGCGATCAACCCGGGCACCCGTGCCCAGGTGGAATTCAGCCTCCGCGGAATCTACCTTCCGCACTCGCTGGAGGTGGAGGAGAACCTGCAGCGCATCTGTCAGGAGGCGCTGAGCAACGCCCTCAGGCATGCCCGGGCCGAGCACATCCGCGTCGAGTTGGAGTACGACTCGCAGCAGACACGGCTTTGCGTTTCAGATGATGGCAAAGGGTTAGCCCTAAAGAGAAGGCGCCCGGGCTTTGGTCTCATCAGCCTCCAGGAGCGTGCCAAGCAGATCGGCGCGCGCCTCGTGCATGAGAGCAGCCGCGGAAAGGGAACACGGGTGGAAGTTACGGTTCCGGCGGGGGCTAAAAGCGACGACGGTGCGCGCTCGTGA
- a CDS encoding M48 family metallopeptidase, whose protein sequence is MIPPSNPPDTPEARAYNRTKRWLAIADFVLGLVFLFVLLATGWTRGLRDVAVRASFESYWFAVFLYVFMLLAASKLLGLGLDVYSFRLEHRYQLSNQKLGSWAWDQLKGFLVGLVIATIVVELIYLAIRMWPQYWWLAAWFVFIFLFLFFAQIAPVVLFPLFYKFTPLEDEELKRRLTALGERAGTRVRGVYEWKLSEKSRKANAALTGLGATRRILLADTLLQNYTHDEIEAVLAHELGHHVHRHIPKSIAVHVVTTFFGFWAANQALRYAVEQRHMFETLADFASLPLLALVSTVLSLLLMPVMNAWSRHNERQADRYAFQAVPSVAPYISALNKLCAQNLAERTPSRLVEWLFHSHPAISRRIAAAEKFAAAKEQASCSAASP, encoded by the coding sequence TTGATTCCCCCCTCCAACCCGCCCGACACTCCCGAAGCCCGGGCCTACAACCGCACCAAGCGCTGGCTCGCCATCGCGGATTTCGTCCTCGGCCTGGTCTTCCTGTTCGTGCTGCTGGCCACCGGCTGGACTCGCGGCCTGCGCGACGTGGCGGTGCGCGCGTCTTTTGAGAGTTACTGGTTCGCGGTTTTTCTCTATGTGTTCATGCTGCTGGCGGCCAGCAAGCTGCTGGGCTTGGGCCTCGATGTCTACAGTTTCCGCCTGGAGCATCGCTACCAGCTTTCCAATCAGAAGCTCGGCTCCTGGGCCTGGGACCAGCTCAAAGGATTCCTCGTCGGCCTCGTCATCGCCACTATCGTGGTGGAACTCATCTATCTGGCCATTCGCATGTGGCCGCAGTACTGGTGGCTGGCCGCCTGGTTCGTGTTCATCTTCCTTTTCCTGTTCTTCGCGCAGATCGCGCCCGTGGTGCTCTTCCCGCTGTTCTACAAGTTCACGCCCCTGGAGGATGAAGAACTCAAGCGCCGGCTCACTGCGTTGGGCGAGCGCGCCGGCACCCGCGTGCGCGGCGTCTACGAATGGAAGCTCTCCGAGAAGAGCAGGAAGGCCAACGCCGCCCTCACTGGGTTAGGCGCCACGCGCCGCATCCTGCTGGCCGACACGCTCTTGCAGAACTACACCCACGACGAGATCGAGGCCGTCCTCGCCCATGAACTCGGCCACCACGTGCATCGCCATATCCCCAAGAGCATCGCGGTGCACGTCGTGACCACGTTCTTCGGGTTCTGGGCCGCGAACCAGGCGCTGCGCTACGCCGTCGAACAGCGCCACATGTTTGAGACCCTGGCCGACTTCGCCAGCCTCCCGCTCCTGGCCCTGGTCTCGACCGTGCTCTCGCTCCTGCTCATGCCGGTGATGAACGCCTGGTCGCGCCACAACGAGCGCCAGGCCGACCGCTATGCTTTCCAAGCCGTGCCCAGCGTCGCGCCCTACATCAGCGCGCTGAACAAGCTGTGCGCGCAGAACCTCGCCGAACGCACTCCCTCGCGCTTAGTGGAGTGGCTCTTCCACTCCCACCCCGCGATTTCGCGCCGTATCGCCGCCGCCGAGAAGTTCGCCGCCGCCAAGGAGCAGGCTTCCTGCTCAGCGGCGTCTCCTTAG